CCTGGCCGTGGTCCGCGAGCACGGCTGAGCGCGCTCACCGCCGTATGGCGGGGCAAATTCTGCCGGAAGCGGTCCCGCGCAGCGCGAAGTGGATATCCACCGGGTCGGCCACCTTCACTACTCCCGCCACCGATTCCGGCCGGATCCCGAACGCACTCTGCCGGACTCGCAGCGTGCCCGAGAGGTGTATGGTTTCTGGCCCGGACGATTCCATGCGCACGGGGAGCTGCACCTCGCTGGTCACCCCACGAATCGTCAGTCGCCCTCGTACCGTGAGCAGCCCTGGGCCCGCGTGCTGGACCGAAGTCGTCTCGAACAGGAGCTGGGGGTGCGTCTCCGCCGCCAGGTGCGCCTCATCGAGCATCTTCCCCTGGATCTCCCGCACGTCCTCCTCGCCCGGGCCGCCTCCCAGCCCGGCCAGCGCGCGTGCAGGAGCAGAGTCAATGACCAGAGAGCGGGTGTTCACGGTGAAGGCTGCGCTGGAGGCCTCGGCCGCGGCCTCATCGAAGCACAGCGTGGCAGTCCAATCGGTAGGGATGATCGCGTGTTCGTGCCCGAGGAAGGAGAGCAGCCCGGACCTGTGAGTAACGACGTAGATGTGCGATGCGGAAGGATCGACGGTGTACTCCCGCGGGCCATCCTGGCTCGGTCGAGACCGCACTGCTGCTTCCAGTCCCGCGCCTCCGGAGTCGACGGTGTGCTGGCGCGCGTCATCCTGGCAAATTCCGCGCGCGTAGGTTGCCAGAAGGAGCAGCAGCAGCGAGGCAGCGCATCGGCTAGGCAGCACAGGCCCTCTCGATCCAGGGCTGCGCCCGGCGCCCCGGTTAGCGAGTCTCCGCATACCGGCTGCCGGGGCAAAAGGTTCCTGGGCGCGCGAAGCGGCCGAGATGCGCACGGCCTCGGTCGGCATGCGCTCGCGCACGCCGCTTGCGTTGGCGAGGCCCGTGGCTGGAGCTTCGCAGGTGGAGGGAGGAGTAATGCAAAGCAGGGTGAACCCGTTCAGGTCCCGCGTCCGCCACATCGTCATCGGGCTCCTTTCGCTCCTCCTCCCTGCCTGCTGGCCCCGATTCGCCGCAGGCGAGTCGAGCAGGACCTAGGGGAACTCCTGACCTCATGCCTGGTCCGCGGCCCGAGCATAGAGCCAGAGAGACAGCAACCAGAAGTAAATGCTGTCCAGGAAGTGTTCAAAGTAGTGAGAGCTCAGCAGGTACGGCACGCTCAGTGATCCGCCCCTGGCGAATGCCGGGGCCTGGGCCATGGCGGGGATACCGGCGTCCAGCGACACCCGGACCTGGTGGCCGAAGCCGACGAGGAACACCGCGAGCAGGGCGGCGCACGCCAGGAGCGCCGGGCCGTAGGTGTCCGCGGGGGTCCGCGCATCGGGCCGGCGTGCGATCCAGTGGAAACTCGCGAGCGGCAGGGGCAGGTACGTCAGCGGGAACGTGGCCAGCTCGCGCACGCTGTGCGCCATGTAGCGGGGGTCCGACCAGAGCCCGACCAGCGGGGCGGGTGTCCGGAGATTCACCGCCAGAGTCATGGCAACGACCAGGCCTGCGCCGGCGCAGAGCAGCCCCCGGCCCGCTGCGCCGGGCCGCAGCGGAAGCCTCAGCAGGTGCGCGGCCGCCGCCAGGTAGGGCGGGATCAGGAGCAGCATGAGCACGGTGCTCGGAAGATGCAGGTTCCAGGACCCGCCCACGGCGTAGCCCCCCGCCCGCTGCCGGCGTTGCAGGATGTAGGCGACGGTGTCCTCGACGCCGAAGGCGGCCAGGCTCAGAGCCAGGCACAGCGCCAGGAAGGCGCACAACAGAACGGCGAGTGAGCGGGTGCCCATCGGGCCGCGGCGAACGCCGGGCGGCCCCACCAGCATCAAGTAGCTCCCGACGAACCAGCAGGCCAGCACGGTGTCGACCGGCACGTGCCCCAGGAAGTGCGAGGCGTACAGCGAGGTTCGCAGCAGGCCGTACTGCTCGCTCTCGTGCACCGGGATGCTCCACAGCGACGCGGAGCCGTGGTACCACGCCAGATATGCGTAGGAGGCCAGGTAGGTGAGCAGGGGCACCAGGAACAGGAGCGCCGCCCGGGAACGCGCTTCGCGACCGGCGCCCGCGTCGATCAAGACGAAGTGTACTCCGCCACGATCTCGCGGCCGAAGCGGAGCGCGTCATGCATCCACGCGTACTGAAACTGGCCGTTGCGACCTGAGATCCGCAGGTTCTCGAAACTCGCGAGGTACTCTTGCAGGCTGGCGACTCGCTCCTCGAAGCCGAGCTCGAGGATGGGATACGCGAATGGGATGCGCAGGACGCGCGCGTCCAGCACCTGCTCATACCTTGCCCAGCCCACGATCGCGAGCGCCTCGCAGATCCGCGTCACGATCTGCGCGTCCGTCGCGCGCCAGGTGGCATCCTGGAACTGGCAGGGCACTTCCGTGATCAGCGAGGTCCGGCCCGCTGGCGACATCTGCGGGCTGCGGTTGCGCGGCTCGGACACCCGGGTCATTGGCAGCTCGGGATCCGGGAAGTACACCGTTGCCGACTCCGTCACCGAGGGCACCGCCAGGAACAGTGCGACCACTACCAGGCTGCGGAAACGAAGACTGTCGGCCACGGCGAGCGTCGCGGCTGGCGGCGCCGGGTCCATCAGCCTCAGCAGCAGGTTCAGGGGGAGTGTCGATACGACCTGGTCCACGCCGTGATGCTCCGCGCCGTTGACCTCCAACGCCTCGATGCGGCGGCCGTCGTGCAGCACGCGGGTGATCCGCGCGCCCAGCCGGATCCGCTCGGTGCCGCAGACCTCCGCCAGGCGCTCCGAGATCCGACCATATCCGCGCGTCGGATAGTAGAAGCGGGAGCCCTCGAGATGCTTCGTCCGCGCCTTCGCCCCCAGCACGGCTTCCACCAGCAAGGAGCGGAAGCTCAGGCCCCCGAGCCGGCTGCCGGCCAGGCGCGGCGACAGCCGTCGGCACGGCACACCCCAGAGTTTTTCGGAATAATTGAGCAGCAAGCGCTCCGCGAGGTACCGGCCGTAAGTGTGGACGGCCACGGACTCGAAGTCCGCGTCTGGACGGCCCGCCCGCATCCGGGCGCGGGCCAGGCTCGCCAGCGCCCGCAGGAACGCGGCTGGTCCCAGCGCCACCAGCAGGTTCAACGGCGCGAGTGGAAAGTCGACCCACCGGCCGCGGTGGAAGATTCGGCTCGGCGAGTCGACTTCCTGAAGCTCCTCACCCAGGAGTCGTTTGACGTCCGCCGTGCTGACCGCGTCCTTGTCGTGGAAGCGGTGGGCCCCCGAGTCGAACAGGAATTCTCCGTGCGCCACCGTGATGCAGTTCCCGCCCACCCGATCGGCCGCTTCCAAGATCTGGAAGGACAGACCTCGCTCGCGGGCATAGAAGCCCACCGCGAGCCCGGCCGGCCCGCCACCGAGTATGCTCAGCCTTACGGGCTCAGCCATCCACGGTTCTGCCGCGTCCGGTCCGCATCAGCCACGCCACGGACAGGCCGTACAGCAGCAGCATGCCGACGGCGCTCGTGGCGGCGTACCGGAAGGGGGGACCGGGCGGTATGCCCAGCCCCGCCAGAGTCACCAGCGCCCCCAGGCGCCACGGCCACGGGAAGTAGTCCTCGCCGGACCCGGCGCGCCGCGCACAAAGGATCAGGATCACCAGAGGATACAGCAGCACGAAATAGTGAAGCCATACGATGCGGGAGGCCAACAGGCCCGCGTTGATCCCCGAGAAGAACACGAGGACCTCCGGGATGCCCACGTCCCGCGGCGCGCCCGGCGCAGCGGCGATCCGCGCCCCCGCCAGCACCACGCCCGCGGAGATGAGGCCGACGAGCCCGAGGCCGAGCACGGGGCCGGCCTGCACGGCTGCGAGCTCTGAAAGGACGCGGCTGAGGGCCATGTTGCCCCCGCCCAGGGAGTAGTCGATCTCGGTGACGACGTAGCGCAGGGCGTGGCGCCACGCCCACCAGATTCCCATTCCGCCGGAACGGATCCCGGCATAGGTCGCGGCCAGCGCGGCACCGAACAGGACGCCCGACGCCACCTGAGCCGCCGTCCGGTACCGGCGCGAGGCGAGCCAGAACACGCCCAGCAGCAACGCCCCCACCACGATGTTGGGCTTGAGCATCACGGTCGCGCCGATCACCGCGCCGGCCGCCAGTCGTCGTCTCGCCGATCCCGCGCCGTGCAGCAGACCGAGAGCCAGAGCCACGCAACCAAGCTGGATCTGGTTGACGTTGCCGACCGTCAGCTCCGAGTAAAACGGCGCGTACCACAGGTAATAGGACGCCAGGATCAACAGCGTGGTGAGGCCGGACACGCGGCACATGCGGGCGAGCCACAGAAGGCTGACGCCGGCGCAGAGCATGCTCAGCGCGCGGAACCGGGCGAAGTCCGCGTTGTAGTTCCGCTCCCCCGAAAACAGCGGCGCGAAAAGGCTGTAGAGGAAAGGGGTGCCGCTCAAGGCCAGGCGATCGCTGCGATACGCGGCGGCGAGCCGATGCTCGCGCGACGCTCCGGGTCGCGCCGCCCTGCCAGCGTAAACGCCCGCCAGCACGCGGCGATCCGCCTCCACGTAGAGGTCCAGTTCCGGGAACTCCACCAGCGCCTGCCCGGCGACCCAGTAC
This is a stretch of genomic DNA from Gemmatimonadota bacterium. It encodes these proteins:
- a CDS encoding FAD-dependent oxidoreductase codes for the protein MAEPVRLSILGGGPAGLAVGFYARERGLSFQILEAADRVGGNCITVAHGEFLFDSGAHRFHDKDAVSTADVKRLLGEELQEVDSPSRIFHRGRWVDFPLAPLNLLVALGPAAFLRALASLARARMRAGRPDADFESVAVHTYGRYLAERLLLNYSEKLWGVPCRRLSPRLAGSRLGGLSFRSLLVEAVLGAKARTKHLEGSRFYYPTRGYGRISERLAEVCGTERIRLGARITRVLHDGRRIEALEVNGAEHHGVDQVVSTLPLNLLLRLMDPAPPAATLAVADSLRFRSLVVVALFLAVPSVTESATVYFPDPELPMTRVSEPRNRSPQMSPAGRTSLITEVPCQFQDATWRATDAQIVTRICEALAIVGWARYEQVLDARVLRIPFAYPILELGFEERVASLQEYLASFENLRISGRNGQFQYAWMHDALRFGREIVAEYTSS
- a CDS encoding DUF2029 domain-containing protein; translation: MSRRGGQRAPGVKEPFRLPHRLLDATTLLAAFLLVEAVGRAWSYGRAMPGVDYYQYWVAGQALVEFPELDLYVEADRRVLAGVYAGRAARPGASREHRLAAAYRSDRLALSGTPFLYSLFAPLFSGERNYNADFARFRALSMLCAGVSLLWLARMCRVSGLTTLLILASYYLWYAPFYSELTVGNVNQIQLGCVALALGLLHGAGSARRRLAAGAVIGATVMLKPNIVVGALLLGVFWLASRRYRTAAQVASGVLFGAALAATYAGIRSGGMGIWWAWRHALRYVVTEIDYSLGGGNMALSRVLSELAAVQAGPVLGLGLVGLISAGVVLAGARIAAAPGAPRDVGIPEVLVFFSGINAGLLASRIVWLHYFVLLYPLVILILCARRAGSGEDYFPWPWRLGALVTLAGLGIPPGPPFRYAATSAVGMLLLYGLSVAWLMRTGRGRTVDG
- a CDS encoding YceI family protein; amino-acid sequence: MLPSRCAASLLLLLLATYARGICQDDARQHTVDSGGAGLEAAVRSRPSQDGPREYTVDPSASHIYVVTHRSGLLSFLGHEHAIIPTDWTATLCFDEAAAEASSAAFTVNTRSLVIDSAPARALAGLGGGPGEEDVREIQGKMLDEAHLAAETHPQLLFETTSVQHAGPGLLTVRGRLTIRGVTSEVQLPVRMESSGPETIHLSGTLRVRQSAFGIRPESVAGVVKVADPVDIHFALRGTASGRICPAIRR